Genomic DNA from Thermotoga petrophila RKU-1:
TCGCTTCGTATTTTCTTTGAAGAAGAACCACACAAAAGGAAGATCTGCCACAAAGAGAAGAGAGTACAAATCGATGAAGTACTTGATTTCACCGCCGAGATCTCCCACCTGAGGAAGCAGAACTACTTCCTTAATGGATGGAAGGTTTCCAAAGTTCTGAAAGTAAAGAAAATCAACGAACAACAGAAGGGAGAGCACCGTGTAAAGAAGCTTGTGCCCTCCCTTAAAAACCAGAAGCAGCAACATCAACCATCCTGCGGTACTGAAAACAACGGAAACGCTGAAAGAACTCAAAGTAGGTACGTAGAAAAGAACGATCTTTGCTGCCAGAAAAACTATCAGAAGATAGTCGCTCATTTCATTCTCCTGTCGATGTAGAAGGTGTAGATTCTTCTGATGCTTTCATGGCTTCGAGAATTGATTCCACCTGATTGTAGGCAGACTCGTAATCCATGAAATTTGGATCGATTTTTTTCATCTCATCAAGGTAATACTTCGCAGACGTGGGATCGTTCAGTGCAAGGCTCATATCGTAGAGCATGTAATAAGAGTCGAGACGTATGCTGGTAGAAGCGTCCGTTGCATTGGCCACTGTGTAGAGACCGAGAAGAACCCCAAATATCTGGTTCGGATCGTAGGTTCCAGTTGACAGATAAGGTTTGATTTGATTGTAAAGATTGGCGTAATAGTTGTACTTGATGTTTATGTCGTTGGGGTGCAAGCGGTACGCGTATTCCAGTACATACGTGGAAGACGGGTAGTTCTCGTAAAGATAATCCACAACTGCTCTTTTTTTGTTTTCCAACTCTGCTTTTTTCTTTTCAAGCTCTTCTTTTCTTGCGTCGACTTCCTCGATCGAAAGTTTCCCGTACTTCTTTATAAGATCCTCATCTGGTTCCTGAGAATTTTCAAGCGCTGTTCTGTACTGAGTCAATTCGGCTATCTGTTTGGTGAGTTCCTGGATCTTGCTGTCGGAGAGAAGGACGAAGAGAGATTTCAGCTCATCAGATGTTTCTGTTACCAGGTTTTCTCCCTGGAAGAGAAGGTTCGCCAGTTTTCCGTAGAGGTCTTCTTCGTTCTTGAAGTACTTCCACCAGTATTCAAGAACCTGATCGTTGAACGCGTACGATAGATTTTCTTCCTTCATGAACTCTTCCAACCACTTCTGGAATTTTTCCTGTTCCAGCTTCGTTTTCACATCACTGTACGCGTCGCTGTTCTCGAAGGCGTTGAAATCTGTGAGAACCGAGGAAGTCTTCACCCTGAACACGTACCACTGATCGAGGAAAAAGAACGGTCCAACAATCGAACCTGGAGTGGCACTGAACAGAGCCGTGTCTATTTCATCCGGGAAAATCCCCCTTGTAGCGTTGGAAAAAGGTTGAACAGTAACATTCATACTGGAAGCTGCTTCATCGAAACCCACCTCACTTGCTTTTGCAATGAACCCCTGAGCCGTGGAACTGCTGTCGAACGACACAGCTTCTATGTCAACTCTGTCGTACTGCTTCTGAAGGTCTTCCTTGTTTTCCTCGAAATATTTCTTTATTTCATCCTCGGTGACAACTCCCACTTTTTCCTGAACCTTCTTGATGGTGAGCTGAACTCGAATTTGAGGCTCCAGGTAGTTCTTCTCGTAGTTCGAAAGACTTCCGTACGTTCTCTCTATCCGGTTGAGCTGATTTTGATCGTTCTTTATTGTTTGGATAACGTTGTTCACTTCCTGGTTGATTTCTTTCTTGGAAGGCTTTATGTCGTTCTTTTCCGCATAGTAAAGAACCACTTTCTGCTGGAGAAAGACGTCCGCTATCAGAGCTTTGAGTCTGGGTTCCTCAAAAAGTGGATCTAGAGATATGATCTGATAAGAACTCAACAGGTTGGAGTAATAGTCGTTCACTTCCCACGGCATGAGCCAATAGGTGGAATCGTTCAAAGCCGTTCCGTCTTTTGTGATGTAAGCGAGACTCTGTTCGAGGGTGTATTTAACGTTGTTCTGGGTGTTTCTGAGGTTGATCGACACCGACCACCAGATCATACCCGCCACGAACGCAATGGCGACTGCCCAGATAATAACCCCTTGCCACTTTTTCATCCATTTTCTCATTCTTCAAACCCTCCTTCGAATTCCGCCTCTTCTTCCTCGAATTTTTGGGGTTTCACAATTGGGAAGGGAATCACATCCCTTATTGTGGGGGAATCTGTGATGAACATGAAGAGCCTGTCAAGACCGATTCCCAGTCCTCCCGTGGGAGGCATTCCATACTCGAGGGCCCTCACAAAATCGAGATCCATCATGTGTGCTTCTTCGTCCCCCTCTTCTCTCATTTTCGCCTGTTCGAGAAATCTCTGGTATTGATCAACGGGATCGTTCAGCTCACTGAACGCGTTCGCGATCTCCCTTCCAAATATGATGAGTTCGAACCTTTCCGTGAGTCTAGGATCCTCTCGGTGTCTTTTGGCAAGAGGGGAAATCACCACAGGATGATCGATTATGAAGGTGGGATTCACCAGTTCTTCTTCCACCAGATCTCTGAGTTTATCTATGAGGTGTGCTCTGTTCTTTATTTCCAGTTCCACTCCATATTCTTCGAGCTTCTTCAACAACACTTCATCGGGATCTTCGAGGATGTCCACCCCGAGTTTTTCTTTGAGAAAGTCTCTCATTCTCACTCTTTTCCAGGGTGGTGTGAAGTCTATCTCCTTGCCCTGGTAGGAGATTTTCAAGGTGCCGCATGTTCTTTTCACAACTTCCACTATCAGTTCTTCAGTGAGATCCATCATATCGTTGTAATCCGCGTAAGCCTGGTAGATTTCTATGCTGGTGAACTCGGGACTGTGTTTGTAAGATATTCCTTCGTTTCTGAAGTTCTTTCCTATCTCGTATATCTTCTCAAAACCGCCGATGATCAACCTCTTCAGGTAAAGCTCCGGTGCGATTCTCAGATACATATCTATATCAAAAACGTTTAGGTGGGTCACAAAAGGTCTCGCTTCCGCACCACCTGTGACGTAATGGAGGATAGGCGTTTCCACCTCGATGAATCCCCTGCTGTTGAGAAATTCCCGTATCACTTGAACAGCCTTGAAGCGCTTTCTGAACCTCTCAATAGCCTCGTCGCTTACGATGAGTTCGAGGTACCTCTGCCTGTATATGATTTCCTTATCTTTTATGCCGTGCCACTTCTCGGGCAAGGGACGTAGAGCCTTACTCAGAAGCGTGTATTCTTGAACGTAAATGGTCAACTCTCCGGTTTTGCTTTTGAACGGAAAGCCTCTTACTCCTATAAAGTCACCTATTTTGACGTGTCTTTTGAAGAGATCCATTTTTTCCTTTCCAACAGAATCTGCCCTTACGTAAGCCTGGATTCGACCTGTGTCATCTTTCATGTGAAAGAAGGCCGTCTTTCCATGGTGGCGTATCGACATGACTCTCCCTGCGAAAGAGAGTTTTTCAGATTCAAGAACTTCTCCAGCTTGGAGATAGTCGTACTTTTCCCTTATTTCCCTGGCAGTGAGTTCTTTTTCGAATTTGTAAGGATATGGCTCTATACCCATGGAACGAAGTTCCTGTATCTCATTGAGTCGTTGTTCTTTGAACTCTTTTAACACACAACCACCTCCGTTACTTGTTCATTACCGCCATCACCTGATAACGCTGAACGCCACTGGGAGCTTTTACCTTTACCACATCTCCCACCTTTCTACCGAGAAGGCTTTTGCCCAGTGGAGAGTCGGAGCTCAGTTTTTGAGCGAAAAAGTCCGCTTCCTGAGGTGTGACGATTCGAAACTTGTGTTCTTCACCGGTATCCAGGTTCTTTATAACAACCCATTTCCCCAGTGTAACCTCGTCGCTTTCCTCAGAATCTTCTATGATCTCTGCGTTGCTCAGGATCTGTTCGATCTCCATGATCCTGCTTCCAACACGTCCCTGTTCGTTCTTCGCAGCTTCGTACTCCGAGTTTTCCGACAGATCTCCGAGTTCTCTCGCTTCTTTTATTCTTTCAGAGATCTCGTACATGAATTTCCTTTTCAGATCTTCCAGTTCTTTCTTCAGCTTCTCATAACCCTCACGGGTGAGACGGACTTTCTTCATTGTTCTTCGCCCTCCTTCTCTCTTTTTAGTTCTTTCACGATTTCCAAAAATTGATCCACTTCCCTGAAATCACGATAGACTGAAGCGAATCGTACGTAAGCAACCTGATCCAGTTTCTTCAACTCCTCCATAACCAGTTCTCCTATTCGTTTCGTTTCAACTTCGAAGGATCCTTCTTCTCTGAGTTTCAAGCAGATTCTGTTCACAGCTTCCTCGATCTGCTCGTAGGTGACAGGTCTCTTCTCACAAGCTTTTATCATACCATTTTTTATCTTTTCCCTGTCAAACTTCTCCCGCCTGCCATCCTTTTTTACAACAAGAACAGGTGCTTCTTCGTATCTCTCGTAAGTGGTGAATCTTTTACCACAAGAAGAGCACTCTCTGCGTCTTCTGATAGCGGTTCCATCGAGAGTGGGCCTCGAATCAAGCACTCTTGTGTCCATCGAACCACAAAACGGGCACTTCATTTTACATCACCAAACCTTTCAGCTATTTTGATAATTCTTTTCAGTTTCGAGTATATTTGAGATTTTGTGAGATTCAACTTTTTCCCCAGCTCTCTGAGTGAGAGCTCTTTGTTTTTCAATCGAACCAGGGCGACTCTTCTCAAATCTTCGGGTAAGTTTTCGAGTCCCATGTTCTCTTTTATAACCTCTATCGCACGTATCTGACGAGCTGTACTGTTGGCCGTTCTGATGGCGTTCGCTTCTATAAAGTTTACTGTTCTGTTCACATCACCGATCACTTTTCTTTCAGTGACGATTCGATCTATCTCTTCAAGCTTTCTCTGAACCCCTACGGCTTCGAGGAACACAAGAATATCCTTTATAGACTTTATATAAAGTTTTCTTGTATTCCTGAGTTCTACAATGCCTGCGTTTATGTTGAAGAAATCTTTCAAACTTTTCTTTGTGAGAGCGAGCGTTTCTTCCTCAAACAGATTGATTTCCAGATGATAATGATACCTTGGATTCGTCATGGATCCTCCGCTGAGAAACAACCCTCTCAAAAATGAAACAAATAGGGCTACGTCGAAGAACGGTTCTATCACCATGAAACTTTCCGAATACTCCGCGGTGATTTTTATGTACCTCTTCTTTATGTTGTGTGATTTCTCTACAATTATCTCCGAAACGGGTTTTGAGAGATACTTCATTAAATTCAAAAGCCGCCTCGAGGCGGCAAAAGAATGCAAAGAAAAAACGATATGCCTGCTCTTGACGTCCAGATCACCTCGCGCTTTTATGAAACCCAATAGTTCCGCTATAGCCTCATCACGACTTCCAAAAGGGACGTTCACGAGTTCCTCTTTTATCTCCTCAGAGAAAGTTCGCCTCAAGAGGCTCACCACCTCGAAATTCTCTCTATCACATCCGCCAGCTTCACAGAGTCGTGTCTTATCTTTCTTTGACCATCTGAGGGGTCAACTATCTCTACAAGAAAGGGCTCTGCCAGAATGGTGTTCTGTATGTTTTCAGCGTCGATCTCCACGAAATCGCTTCCCTCTTTTCTATACCTTTCGAGCACCTCTTCAGAGGGCTTGCGGGTGTTCACCAGCACGAAATCCACGTTTTGCTCCAGGTACCTTTCGAGTTCTTTGACGTGGTCCGAAACCCTGTATCCTGTTGTTTCACCTGGCTGGGTCATGAGGTTACACACGTATATTTTCTTCGCTCTTG
This window encodes:
- a CDS encoding peptidyl-prolyl cis-trans isomerase, whose protein sequence is MRKWMKKWQGVIIWAVAIAFVAGMIWWSVSINLRNTQNNVKYTLEQSLAYITKDGTALNDSTYWLMPWEVNDYYSNLLSSYQIISLDPLFEEPRLKALIADVFLQQKVVLYYAEKNDIKPSKKEINQEVNNVIQTIKNDQNQLNRIERTYGSLSNYEKNYLEPQIRVQLTIKKVQEKVGVVTEDEIKKYFEENKEDLQKQYDRVDIEAVSFDSSSTAQGFIAKASEVGFDEAASSMNVTVQPFSNATRGIFPDEIDTALFSATPGSIVGPFFFLDQWYVFRVKTSSVLTDFNAFENSDAYSDVKTKLEQEKFQKWLEEFMKEENLSYAFNDQVLEYWWKYFKNEEDLYGKLANLLFQGENLVTETSDELKSLFVLLSDSKIQELTKQIAELTQYRTALENSQEPDEDLIKKYGKLSIEEVDARKEELEKKKAELENKKRAVVDYLYENYPSSTYVLEYAYRLHPNDINIKYNYYANLYNQIKPYLSTGTYDPNQIFGVLLGLYTVANATDASTSIRLDSYYMLYDMSLALNDPTSAKYYLDEMKKIDPNFMDYESAYNQVESILEAMKASEESTPSTSTGE
- the lysS gene encoding lysine--tRNA ligase produces the protein MLKEFKEQRLNEIQELRSMGIEPYPYKFEKELTAREIREKYDYLQAGEVLESEKLSFAGRVMSIRHHGKTAFFHMKDDTGRIQAYVRADSVGKEKMDLFKRHVKIGDFIGVRGFPFKSKTGELTIYVQEYTLLSKALRPLPEKWHGIKDKEIIYRQRYLELIVSDEAIERFRKRFKAVQVIREFLNSRGFIEVETPILHYVTGGAEARPFVTHLNVFDIDMYLRIAPELYLKRLIIGGFEKIYEIGKNFRNEGISYKHSPEFTSIEIYQAYADYNDMMDLTEELIVEVVKRTCGTLKISYQGKEIDFTPPWKRVRMRDFLKEKLGVDILEDPDEVLLKKLEEYGVELEIKNRAHLIDKLRDLVEEELVNPTFIIDHPVVISPLAKRHREDPRLTERFELIIFGREIANAFSELNDPVDQYQRFLEQAKMREEGDEEAHMMDLDFVRALEYGMPPTGGLGIGLDRLFMFITDSPTIRDVIPFPIVKPQKFEEEEAEFEGGFEE
- the greA gene encoding transcription elongation factor GreA, translated to MKKVRLTREGYEKLKKELEDLKRKFMYEISERIKEARELGDLSENSEYEAAKNEQGRVGSRIMEIEQILSNAEIIEDSEESDEVTLGKWVVIKNLDTGEEHKFRIVTPQEADFFAQKLSSDSPLGKSLLGRKVGDVVKVKAPSGVQRYQVMAVMNK
- the nrdR gene encoding transcriptional regulator NrdR yields the protein MKCPFCGSMDTRVLDSRPTLDGTAIRRRRECSSCGKRFTTYERYEEAPVLVVKKDGRREKFDREKIKNGMIKACEKRPVTYEQIEEAVNRICLKLREEGSFEVETKRIGELVMEELKKLDQVAYVRFASVYRDFREVDQFLEIVKELKREKEGEEQ
- the whiA gene encoding DNA-binding protein WhiA, which encodes MSLLRRTFSEEIKEELVNVPFGSRDEAIAELLGFIKARGDLDVKSRHIVFSLHSFAASRRLLNLMKYLSKPVSEIIVEKSHNIKKRYIKITAEYSESFMVIEPFFDVALFVSFLRGLFLSGGSMTNPRYHYHLEINLFEEETLALTKKSLKDFFNINAGIVELRNTRKLYIKSIKDILVFLEAVGVQRKLEEIDRIVTERKVIGDVNRTVNFIEANAIRTANSTARQIRAIEVIKENMGLENLPEDLRRVALVRLKNKELSLRELGKKLNLTKSQIYSKLKRIIKIAERFGDVK